The DNA segment CAAGCTCTGCCAGCATCTCTGCGCGGGGGATAACGGATATGGTGCCGGCTTTGGCAGCAAGCACCTCGGGGTTATCAAACGAGACTGCAGAGGATACGACCACAACATGGGCACTGCCAATATTTTCAGCCCTGTGGCCAATCGAAATCCTGATACCCATTGCCTGAAGCCGTTTCGTTGTCTCCGATTCCTTTACATCTGAGCCGGTCACCTCATACCCGAGATTCGCGAGCACTTCAGCAATGCCGGACATACCAATGCCGCCTATGCCGACAAAATGTATGGTCTTGTATCTCTCAAACATGTCAGCTGCCTTTCCTTGCGGATGTCCGGTTATTGAGCAGGCCCATAGCCAGATCAACGATCTTGCTGCCTGCGTCAGGCCTTCCCAATCCCCTGCTTGCCCGCTGCATCTCTTTGAGCCCTTCGGGATTTCCAAACATCTCCCTGATGACCGCTGCAAGGGCCTGGCCGTTCATATCCTGTTCAAACAGAACGTATGCTGCACCCATCTCCTTCAGCTTCAGGGCATTGAACTCCTGATGCCTTCCTGCAGCGTGGGGATACGGAATAAGGATAGCAGGCTTGCCAAGCCCCGTCAGTTCCGCAAGCGTTGTTGCTCCTGCGCGGGATATGACAATGTCCGCTGCTGCATATGCCTCTGCCATCTGGTAGATAAACGGAGCGACCGTCCCCTTTACACCGCTTTTTCGGTATGCTTCACGAATGCCCTCAAAGTCCCTGTCACCGGTCTGGTGCAGAAACTGTATGTTCTCTTTCAGATCACCAAGGTGGTTCAGCGCATCGACCATGGTCCTGTTGATCGAAGAGGCGCCCGAACTGCCGCCGAATATGAAGACCGTAAACATTTCGGAGGCAAGAGAGAAGAGCCTGCAGGCAGATTCACGCTCCCCCTTCAGGACCTTCATGCGGACCGGGTTGCCGGAAAGAAAGGTCTTGCCCATCGGAAAGGCCGACATACTCTCCTGATACGTAACGCATATTCTGTCGACAAATCTGCCAAGGATCTTATTCGTCGTACCCGGCA comes from the Nitrospirota bacterium genome and includes:
- the murG gene encoding undecaprenyldiphospho-muramoylpentapeptide beta-N-acetylglucosaminyltransferase; protein product: MKVMIAGGGTGGHLFPGLALAEEFKKRNAGAEVVFVGTEHGIESKIIPREGYPLQFLRAEGIVGKSFMKKIGGVAKLALSFLDARRILAAMSPDIVIGVGGYASGAVVLTASLRSIPTLIHEQNSVPGTTNKILGRFVDRICVTYQESMSAFPMGKTFLSGNPVRMKVLKGERESACRLFSLASEMFTVFIFGGSSGASSINRTMVDALNHLGDLKENIQFLHQTGDRDFEGIREAYRKSGVKGTVAPFIYQMAEAYAAADIVISRAGATTLAELTGLGKPAILIPYPHAAGRHQEFNALKLKEMGAAYVLFEQDMNGQALAAVIREMFGNPEGLKEMQRASRGLGRPDAGSKIVDLAMGLLNNRTSARKGS